A genomic region of Mycobacterium senriense contains the following coding sequences:
- a CDS encoding thioesterase family protein, translating into MAEPNIVPDEAQWAGSVPYFERDEKYFVPTKIARGGWGPSLSGHVVGGLLAWAVEEAAQDPQLQPARLTVDLPRPTALAPLEVHTQVRQDRRRLRLVETVIVQDGAPVSQASALFLRRGAQPEGHVWSPPVQMPPIPLDEAYSTLFMRTYGWGADVQNPDPDWPQADGPKYTWIHETRPLIDDEPLTAFTRVAMAGDITASIANWGTNSLQFINVDYTLTLSRLPEGDHIGLASLTHHSHDGVASGSAVLVDAKGPIGTGVSVAIAHSGFRPPATDPSAG; encoded by the coding sequence GTGGCCGAGCCCAACATCGTGCCGGACGAAGCCCAATGGGCGGGATCGGTGCCGTACTTTGAGCGCGACGAAAAATACTTTGTGCCAACCAAAATCGCGCGCGGCGGATGGGGCCCATCGCTCAGCGGCCATGTTGTCGGCGGACTCTTGGCGTGGGCGGTCGAGGAAGCGGCTCAGGATCCGCAACTGCAACCGGCGCGGTTGACCGTCGATCTGCCCCGGCCAACGGCGTTGGCGCCGCTCGAGGTGCATACGCAGGTGCGACAGGACCGACGTCGGTTGCGGCTGGTCGAGACCGTGATCGTCCAGGACGGAGCTCCGGTGTCGCAGGCGAGCGCATTGTTTCTGCGGCGCGGCGCGCAGCCCGAGGGGCACGTCTGGTCACCACCGGTGCAGATGCCCCCGATCCCGCTGGACGAGGCCTACTCGACGCTGTTCATGCGAACCTACGGCTGGGGCGCCGATGTGCAGAACCCCGATCCGGACTGGCCCCAGGCCGACGGCCCGAAGTACACGTGGATACACGAGACGCGCCCCTTGATCGACGACGAACCGCTCACCGCCTTCACCCGCGTGGCGATGGCCGGTGACATCACGGCCTCGATTGCCAACTGGGGCACCAACTCCCTGCAGTTCATCAATGTCGACTACACGCTCACGCTCAGCCGACTGCCCGAGGGCGACCACATCGGGCTCGCCTCGCTGACGCATCACAGTCACGACGGGGTTGCTAGCGGCTCGGCGGTCCTGGTGGACGCGAAGGGCCCGATCGGCACCGGCGTGTCCGTGGCGATCGCGCACTCGGGATTTCGTCCGCCCGCCACGGATCCATCAGCCGGGTGA
- a CDS encoding class I SAM-dependent methyltransferase has translation MTAPQRRGLNEAVTRMWSFLAPAYDLPFLQRWVYRPPHNEVIAQLRNHGARKIADIACGTGILSDRIQRELQPDEIYGVDMSDGMLGQARARSDRVQWMRGPAEQLPFDDGALDAVVTTSAFHFFDQPAALREFHRVLAPGGLVAVSALSTRQARLQSSADSRWKPQHNASAPEMRTLFENAGFVITDQHRIPRPVWTALVSDLLTVGTKS, from the coding sequence ATGACGGCACCGCAGCGGCGGGGGCTCAACGAGGCGGTCACGCGGATGTGGAGCTTCCTCGCGCCGGCATACGATCTGCCCTTCCTGCAGCGGTGGGTGTACCGACCTCCGCACAACGAGGTGATCGCCCAGCTGCGCAACCACGGTGCGCGCAAGATTGCCGATATCGCTTGCGGCACCGGCATTTTGAGCGACCGGATCCAGCGTGAACTGCAGCCCGACGAGATCTATGGCGTCGACATGTCCGACGGCATGCTCGGTCAGGCTCGTGCCAGGTCGGATCGGGTGCAGTGGATGCGTGGCCCGGCCGAGCAGCTTCCGTTTGACGACGGCGCTCTCGATGCCGTCGTGACGACCTCGGCCTTCCACTTCTTCGACCAGCCGGCGGCATTGCGTGAGTTCCATCGGGTGCTGGCCCCCGGCGGCCTGGTGGCCGTCTCGGCGCTGAGTACTCGCCAAGCGCGGCTGCAGTCCTCCGCGGACTCTCGGTGGAAGCCGCAACACAATGCGTCCGCGCCCGAGATGCGGACGTTGTTCGAAAACGCCGGGTTCGTGATCACCGATCAACACCGGATCCCGCGACCGGTGTGGACGGCCCTCGTGTCCGACCTGTTGACTGTCGGCACGAAAAGTTGA
- the htpG gene encoding molecular chaperone HtpG — MNARVEQLEFQAEARQLLDLMVHSVYSNKDSFLRELISNASDALDKLRLEAFRNKDLDVDTSDLHIEIDVDKDARTLTIRDNGIGMTRAEVVDLIGTLAKSGTAELRKQLREAKNEAASEELIGQFGIGFYSSFMVADKVELLTRKAGESEATKWESSGEGTYTIESVEGAGQGTSVILHLKPEDAEDELHDYTADFKIRSLVKKYSDFIAWPIRMEVERRIQVPVEEGSEETREEVVIDTETLNSMKALWARPKEEVSEEEYKEFYKHIGHAWDDPLEVIAMRAEGTFEYQALLFIPSHAPFDLFNRDAQTGIQLYVKRVFIMGDCDELMPEYLRFVKGVVDAQDMSLNVSREILQQDRQIKAIRRRLTKKVLSTIKDLQSERPEDYRTFWTQFGRVVKEGLLSDFDNQETLLQISSFASTHSEEEATTLAQYVERMKEGQTQIFYATGESRQQILKSPHLEAFKAKGYEVLLLTDPVDEVWVGTVTEFDGKPLQSIAKGEVDLSADDDESEAEREEQQKEFADLLTWLKETLTDHVKEVRLSTRLTDSPACLITDAFGITPALARMYRASGQDIPVGKRILELNPNHPLVTGLRQAHQDRSDDPSVAETAELLYGTALLAEGGALDDPARFAEMLADRLARTV, encoded by the coding sequence ATGAATGCACGTGTCGAGCAGTTGGAATTCCAGGCGGAGGCCCGGCAGCTGCTGGATTTGATGGTTCATTCGGTCTACTCCAACAAGGATTCGTTTCTGCGGGAGCTGATCTCGAACGCCTCCGACGCGCTGGACAAGTTGCGGCTAGAGGCGTTTCGCAACAAGGACCTCGACGTCGACACCTCCGACCTGCACATCGAGATCGACGTGGACAAGGATGCGCGCACCCTGACCATCCGCGACAACGGCATCGGGATGACCCGCGCCGAAGTGGTGGACCTGATCGGCACACTGGCCAAGTCGGGCACCGCCGAGCTGCGCAAGCAGCTGCGCGAGGCAAAGAATGAAGCCGCCTCCGAGGAACTCATCGGCCAGTTCGGCATCGGTTTCTATTCGAGCTTCATGGTCGCCGACAAGGTCGAACTGCTCACCCGCAAGGCAGGGGAGAGCGAAGCCACCAAATGGGAATCGAGCGGCGAGGGCACCTACACCATCGAGTCGGTCGAGGGTGCTGGGCAGGGCACGTCGGTCATCCTGCACCTCAAGCCCGAAGACGCCGAGGATGAGCTGCACGACTACACCGCTGACTTCAAGATCAGGAGCCTGGTCAAGAAATACTCCGACTTCATCGCCTGGCCCATCCGGATGGAGGTCGAGCGGCGGATCCAGGTTCCGGTGGAGGAGGGCTCCGAGGAGACCCGCGAAGAGGTCGTCATCGATACCGAGACCCTCAACTCGATGAAGGCCCTGTGGGCCCGGCCCAAAGAAGAGGTCTCCGAGGAGGAGTACAAGGAGTTCTACAAGCACATCGGGCACGCCTGGGACGATCCGCTCGAGGTCATCGCGATGCGGGCCGAAGGCACCTTCGAGTACCAGGCATTGCTGTTCATTCCGTCGCACGCCCCGTTCGACCTGTTCAACCGCGACGCCCAGACCGGGATCCAGCTGTACGTCAAGCGGGTGTTCATCATGGGCGACTGCGACGAGCTCATGCCGGAATACCTGCGCTTCGTCAAGGGCGTCGTTGACGCGCAGGACATGTCGCTCAACGTGTCGCGCGAGATCCTGCAACAGGATCGACAGATCAAGGCCATCCGGCGGCGGTTGACCAAGAAGGTGCTCTCGACGATCAAGGATCTGCAATCCGAGCGCCCGGAGGACTACCGCACCTTCTGGACCCAATTCGGCCGGGTCGTCAAGGAAGGCCTGCTGTCGGACTTCGACAACCAGGAGACGCTGCTGCAGATCTCCTCATTCGCCTCGACACACAGCGAGGAGGAGGCCACCACCCTCGCCCAATACGTCGAGCGCATGAAGGAGGGCCAGACGCAGATCTTCTACGCCACGGGGGAGTCGCGTCAGCAGATCCTGAAGTCGCCGCACCTCGAGGCGTTCAAGGCCAAGGGCTACGAGGTGCTCCTGCTCACCGACCCGGTCGACGAGGTCTGGGTGGGGACCGTGACGGAGTTCGACGGCAAGCCGCTGCAGTCCATCGCCAAGGGCGAGGTCGACCTCAGCGCCGACGACGACGAGAGCGAGGCCGAGCGCGAGGAGCAGCAGAAGGAATTCGCCGACCTGCTTACCTGGCTGAAGGAGACCTTGACCGACCACGTCAAGGAAGTTCGGCTGTCCACCCGCCTGACGGACTCACCCGCGTGCCTGATCACCGACGCCTTCGGGATCACACCGGCGCTCGCGCGCATGTACCGCGCTTCCGGGCAGGACATTCCGGTGGGCAAGCGGATCCTCGAACTCAATCCCAACCACCCGCTCGTCACCGGCCTGCGCCAGGCGCACCAGGACCGCAGCGACGACCCCTCGGTCGCGGAGACCGCGGAATTGCTCTACGGCACAGCGCTTCTTGCCGAAGGCGGCGCGCTCGACGATCCGGCCAGGTTTGCCGAGATGCTCGCCGATCGGCTGGCCCGCACGGTGTAA
- a CDS encoding chitin-binding protein, producing the protein MKLKQLVGGVTVAGALSAAALGMGAGFASAAPGAPQPPGDHGAPAAPGGGHAPTGPNDPGGPGGPGGPGGPGDHPGGPGGPGGPGGPGDHPGGPGGPGDHPGGPGGPGGPGGPGDHPGGPGGPGDHPDHPGGPGGPGDHPGGPGGPGNHPGAPGGFGGPDPHPGGPWHGDAQRGYFHGAPWGDGPGPWGAGEPPRPAWDRPLPPPGGRWDYGPINYWGYQETPMWDPGFNQWGFWLFGVWIPL; encoded by the coding sequence ATGAAGTTGAAGCAACTTGTCGGAGGGGTGACCGTCGCCGGAGCGCTCAGCGCTGCGGCGCTGGGAATGGGCGCCGGGTTTGCCAGCGCTGCTCCCGGGGCGCCACAGCCTCCGGGTGATCATGGCGCGCCCGCGGCGCCTGGCGGTGGCCACGCGCCCACCGGTCCCAACGATCCGGGCGGCCCTGGCGGTCCTGGTGGTCCTGGTGGCCCCGGTGATCACCCGGGCGGTCCGGGCGGCCCCGGTGGTCCGGGTGGCCCCGGTGATCACCCCGGTGGTCCTGGCGGCCCCGGTGACCACCCCGGCGGCCCTGGCGGCCCCGGTGGTCCTGGCGGCCCCGGTGATCACCCCGGTGGTCCTGGCGGCCCCGGTGATCATCCCGACCACCCCGGTGGCCCGGGTGGCCCCGGCGACCACCCCGGCGGGCCTGGCGGCCCCGGCAATCACCCCGGTGCTCCGGGCGGATTCGGTGGACCCGATCCTCACCCCGGTGGCCCGTGGCATGGCGACGCTCAGCGCGGCTACTTCCATGGCGCCCCGTGGGGCGACGGACCCGGACCCTGGGGCGCGGGCGAGCCGCCGCGGCCGGCATGGGATCGACCGCTTCCCCCGCCCGGTGGGCGCTGGGACTACGGCCCGATCAACTACTGGGGCTACCAGGAAACCCCAATGTGGGATCCCGGTTTCAACCAGTGGGGATTCTGGCTCTTCGGAGTGTGGATCCCGCTGTGA
- a CDS encoding SAM-dependent methyltransferase: MPRTDNDTWDLATSVGATATMVAAARAIATNADNPLIEDRFAEPLVRAVGVNFFTRWVSGDLVAADVDDHESGWKLEHMPAAMAARTRFFDSFFQAATQDGIRQAVILASGLDARAYRLAWPADMTVFEIDQPQVIEFKAATLVQLGAAPQAELRTVAVDLRNDWPKALVEAGFEKSRPTAWIAEGLFGYLPPEAQDRLLDNITALSADGSRLACEAIPDMSEVDTEKAQEMMQRATAKWREHGFDLEFGELGYQGERNDVAAYLDNLGWQSDGTRMAELLADSGVDAIPQTNDSVSVADTIYYSSVLSK, from the coding sequence ATGCCACGCACAGACAACGACACCTGGGATTTGGCGACCAGTGTGGGCGCGACCGCGACGATGGTCGCAGCCGCGCGAGCCATCGCGACCAACGCTGACAACCCGCTGATCGAAGACCGCTTCGCCGAGCCGCTGGTTCGCGCCGTCGGGGTGAACTTCTTCACTCGCTGGGTCTCCGGTGACCTGGTGGCCGCCGACGTCGACGACCACGAGTCGGGCTGGAAGCTCGAACACATGCCCGCCGCGATGGCCGCGCGGACCCGATTCTTCGACTCGTTCTTCCAGGCCGCGACGCAGGACGGGATCCGGCAGGCCGTGATTTTGGCATCGGGCCTCGACGCGCGCGCCTACCGGTTGGCGTGGCCGGCCGACATGACCGTGTTCGAGATCGACCAGCCGCAGGTGATCGAATTCAAGGCCGCCACGCTGGTCCAGCTGGGCGCCGCCCCGCAGGCCGAGCTGCGCACGGTCGCGGTCGACTTGCGCAATGACTGGCCAAAGGCGTTGGTAGAAGCCGGCTTTGAGAAGAGTCGCCCGACCGCATGGATCGCGGAGGGGCTCTTCGGGTACCTGCCGCCGGAGGCACAAGATCGCCTGCTGGACAACATCACCGCACTCAGCGCTGACGGCAGTCGGCTGGCGTGCGAAGCTATTCCGGACATGTCGGAGGTAGACACGGAGAAAGCCCAGGAGATGATGCAACGGGCCACCGCGAAATGGCGTGAGCATGGCTTCGACCTGGAATTCGGCGAGCTCGGCTACCAGGGCGAGCGCAATGACGTCGCCGCCTATCTGGACAACCTGGGATGGCAGTCGGACGGCACCCGGATGGCCGAGCTGTTGGCCGACTCCGGTGTCGATGCGATCCCGCAGACCAACGACTCGGTGTCGGTGGCCGACACCATCTACTACAGCTCGGTGCTGAGCAAATGA
- a CDS encoding nitroreductase family deazaflavin-dependent oxidoreductase, translating to MADDALSSEREFNEQNIEEFRRNGGKVGGQFEGFPLLLLTSTGARSGAQRVNPVAYFDIDDKIYVVGSAAGRDNNPAWVHNIRANPRVSIEIGSEPAKPATARELPRDERDSIYPVVVERAPGFSEYQQRTDRLIPVFELVTD from the coding sequence ATGGCTGACGACGCGCTGAGCTCGGAGCGGGAGTTCAACGAACAGAACATCGAAGAGTTTCGCCGCAATGGCGGCAAGGTGGGCGGGCAATTCGAGGGTTTTCCGCTGCTGCTTTTGACGTCGACCGGTGCGCGAAGCGGCGCCCAGCGGGTCAACCCGGTCGCGTACTTCGATATCGACGACAAGATCTACGTCGTCGGCTCCGCGGCGGGCCGGGACAACAATCCGGCGTGGGTGCACAACATTCGGGCCAACCCCCGGGTGTCGATCGAGATTGGCTCGGAGCCCGCTAAGCCCGCTACTGCACGCGAATTACCGCGCGACGAAAGGGATTCGATCTATCCGGTGGTGGTCGAGCGCGCCCCCGGGTTCAGCGAATACCAGCAGCGCACCGATCGGCTCATCCCGGTCTTCGAATTGGTGACCGACTGA
- a CDS encoding VIT1/CCC1 transporter family protein, whose product MLSAPHPHEPHVGSVSSKLNWLRAGVLGANDGIVSTAGIVVGVAAATAERAPILTAGSAGLVAGAVSMALGEYVSVSTQRDTEKAMLSQERRELREDPVAELDELATLYEAKGLTPATARTVAEELTDHNPLLAHAEVELGINPEELTNPRHAASSSALSFAIGALLPLVAILVPPTTWRVPVTVTAVLIALVITGAVSAGLGGAPKGRAVLRNAIGGSLALAVTYVIGHLVGAALG is encoded by the coding sequence GTGTTGAGTGCCCCACATCCACACGAACCCCACGTTGGTTCGGTGTCGTCGAAGCTGAATTGGCTGCGCGCGGGCGTCCTGGGCGCCAATGACGGAATCGTTTCCACCGCGGGCATCGTCGTCGGGGTCGCGGCGGCCACCGCCGAACGCGCCCCCATATTGACCGCCGGCAGCGCCGGACTGGTCGCGGGTGCGGTGTCGATGGCGCTGGGCGAATACGTCTCCGTCAGCACCCAGCGCGACACCGAGAAGGCGATGTTGAGTCAGGAACGCCGCGAACTGCGCGAAGATCCCGTCGCCGAACTGGATGAGCTCGCCACGTTGTACGAGGCGAAGGGTCTGACGCCGGCGACCGCGCGCACCGTGGCCGAGGAACTCACCGACCACAACCCGCTGCTCGCCCACGCCGAGGTCGAATTGGGAATCAACCCCGAGGAGCTGACGAACCCCCGGCATGCGGCATCCTCGTCAGCGCTCTCATTTGCGATTGGTGCCCTGTTGCCGTTGGTCGCGATTTTGGTTCCGCCCACGACGTGGCGGGTTCCGGTTACCGTCACCGCGGTACTGATCGCGCTGGTGATCACCGGTGCGGTCTCGGCCGGTCTGGGCGGAGCGCCGAAGGGCCGCGCGGTGCTGCGCAACGCCATTGGCGGCAGTCTTGCGTTGGCGGTCACGTACGTGATCGGTCATCTGGTGGGTGCCGCACTCGGCTGA
- a CDS encoding TIGR03085 family metal-binding protein, with protein MTVAQRERAALVETMRGVGPDAPTLCEGWKTRDLAAHLVIREYRLDAVAGIVIPFLASHTEKVQNEVAEQNDWDELVGKLAAGPPVYSPLKLLDPVANVAEMFIHHEDVRRAQMGWQPRSLEPDLGKMLRRTLPLMARLTLAKVPGRVALRTPEGKTVLTAGQGPAVTVTGAPEELLLFAVGRQAQVEFDGDAAAVQAVRDAPKGL; from the coding sequence ATGACCGTTGCCCAACGCGAACGTGCCGCCCTTGTCGAAACGATGCGCGGCGTCGGGCCAGATGCGCCCACCCTGTGCGAGGGATGGAAGACGCGGGACCTGGCCGCCCATCTGGTGATCCGTGAGTACCGTCTCGACGCCGTGGCCGGCATCGTGATCCCTTTCTTGGCCTCCCATACGGAGAAGGTGCAGAACGAGGTGGCCGAGCAGAACGACTGGGACGAGCTCGTCGGCAAGCTCGCCGCCGGACCGCCGGTCTACTCGCCGCTCAAATTGCTCGACCCGGTGGCCAATGTTGCCGAGATGTTCATCCACCACGAGGATGTGCGCCGCGCGCAGATGGGCTGGCAGCCGCGCTCCCTGGAACCCGACCTGGGCAAGATGCTGCGGCGCACCCTGCCGTTGATGGCGCGGCTCACCCTCGCCAAGGTGCCCGGCCGGGTGGCGTTGCGCACGCCGGAGGGCAAGACGGTGCTCACCGCCGGTCAGGGGCCGGCGGTGACGGTGACCGGGGCGCCCGAGGAGCTACTGCTGTTCGCGGTGGGGCGACAGGCGCAGGTCGAATTCGACGGCGACGCCGCCGCGGTGCAGGCCGTGCGCGATGCGCCCAAGGGGCTGTAG